In the genome of Maribacter forsetii DSM 18668, the window GTACCAAACAAACGGTAATCATCTTTATCGCAAATCTTAACACATGAATTCCAAAACTCCTGGGTATTTGATTGGTATGCTACATCTTCTAACATACCCACGATTTCACCATTTTTAATTTCATAGAAAACAGTACCACCAAATTGGAAGTTGTAACGTTGCTGATCTATGGAATATGATCCACGACCCGCTATATAAATACCTTTCTCTACATCTTTGATCATTTCAGAAATAGAATACTTCTCTTTGCCCGGCTCTAAAGAAACATTAGGCATACGCTGAAACTGAACATCGTCCCAGCTTTGTGCGTAGCAACAACCGTGAGATTCCTCTTCTCCGATCATATGTGCTTGGTCACGTATCGCTTGAAAATTTGTCAGTACTCCGTTACGTACCAAATCCCACTTCTTAGCTTTCACTCCTTCATCATCATATCCAACAGCGCCTAAAGAACCAACTTGGGTCTTATCTGCAACAAGGTTTACAATATCGCTACCGTATTTAAAATTACCCGATTTCAATTTATCTAAAGAAGCGAAACTAGTACCGGCGTAATTTGCTTCGTAGCCTAATACACGATCTAATTCTAATGGGTGACCTACAGATTCGTGAATAGTCAATCCAAGGTGATTGGGTTCTAATACCAAATCATATTTACCGGCATCAACTGACTTTGCCGTTAGTTTTTCTTTAGCTTGTTTCGCTGCCATAGTAGCATCTTCTACCATGTCATAACTATTTCTGTATAAACGTAATCCTGCAGGACCTTCAAGTTTTTCAGATTCTAATCCGTCTAAATACTCATACCCCATACCTACGGGAGCACTCATATTCTCTCTAGTCTTAAAAGTACCCGCAGCTTTATCAACTGCAGTAACTCTCAAAGTAGGCCACAAACGATGTATGTCTTGATCTATATAAGAACCATCGGTAGATGCAAAGTATTTTTGTTCATTTACCATGAATAAAGCGGAATTCACAAAGTTTGCTCCGTTATCCAAAGCGGCAGCATTTGCGCTTAACAAAAGGTCTACCTTTTCTGAAACAGGTACTTCTTTAAAGTCTTTCTTAATCGGTGTTTTCCAAGAAACTTCTCCGTAAGCATTTACGGGAGCCAGTTTTACCGGCTCTTTTTGAATTTTAGAATTTGCTTTGGCGATTGCAACAGCTTGTTCAGTTGCTTTTTTAATACCGTCTTCGGTAACGCTATTGGTTGAGGCAAAACCCCAAGTTCCATTAGCAATAACACGAATACCGATACCGAAAGATTCTGTATTTACTACATTCTGTACTTTATCTTCCCTAGTGAATACATATTGGTTAAGGTACCTACCAATTCTGGTATCTGCATATGTTGCTCCTAAAGATTTGGCGGTGTTCAATGCCACATCTGCCATTCTCTTTTTCACCAAGGTATCCATACCAGGTTCTAGTAAAGCCTCCGTGGGGATGTCATTTCCTAGCAATAATGATGGCATCATTAGTGCTCCGGCACCCAACCCGGCGTACTGTACAAAATCTCTTCTTTTCATCTGTTAGTTTTATAGTGTTTCAATGTTGTTAGCGTTGTTCTTTAAGAAAACAACTATTTCAAAGCTTACCATATGTAATAAGGACAACTCGCGAATATCCCTTTTTACGGTTAGTTTGAAATATGTAACTGAATTCGTGCCCTCTAAAAATAGTTAGGCTTTTGAAACTATTATGTTAACCTTAACATAAATTATAACATTCAATACCGCTTTTGAGAATAATATAAAAATGTGGTATTGATTTTTTGTTCTTCGGAAGAGTGATAAATGGGAATTTAGGATTGGGGTATTTTTTATTATTTAACTAAACTGATTCACAATGGAAATCAAGATATTGATAAACTTAGCTTTTTAAGCTATTCTACTTCTTAGAAAGTTCATAATTATTAACCAATACGGAAGCAGAAATATGAAGTATTCGTTCTAATTCTCTAATCATATCAACCGTTAATTTTTTCTTTCGATTTAAAATTTCAGACACTCTACTTTTTCCGCCGATAATACCGACTAAGTCCTTCTGACGAATATTTAATTCTTCCATACGAATTTTAATTGCTTCAATAGGGTCAGGGGCTTCTATCTTATAATGTTCATTTTCATAATTCTCAATAAGCAAAGAAAGTATTTCCCCTTCATCTCCTTCTTTTGAATTAATGGGGGCATCAAAAATTACTTCCAATCGCTTTAGTGCGTTTCGGTAATCAATATCAGATTTTATAGGTTTCAATTTCATACTACTTATCTAGATTGTATCTGCATTTATTTTGTCATATTCAGCATGGGTACCAATAAACCTAATAAATGCCCATTGTTTTTCATAATTAAACTTTACAATAAGGCGGTAAGAGTTCCCTTTTATATTAAAAACAACTCGACCATCTTTAAGAATGCTAGCATTAATGTAGGTCTGTTTTACATCATTTGGAGAAAACCATTTTGCACTTTTTGCGGTGTCATACCAAGTTTTTAAGTACTGTTCCGAATCTGCATGCTTTTCCCAGAATTCACGAAGCGTACTTTTTGCAATTATTCTCTTCATTGATAAAACTATAAACAAATATACTAAAAGTTCTCAAATAACGAACAATCAATGTTTTGCTTCAAACAGGATGACTATTTAATAACCTTGTTAAAAGATAAATTGAATTTTAAATTACGTCTTAAAAGGAAAATAAGAACTTTGTATTAGCTCTTAAGTCCGAATAATTTTTAAACTTAATTATTCAAGACTAATATTATACATAAACTTCATAAGAAGTCCATTTGAACTCTGTAATTCCACTATATCCATTAACTCCATAAAATACCCGCAAATCCTTTCTCTGTCTTCTGTGTCAATATCTAGATATACATCAGAAAATCGTTTAGTTCCTATTGCAATTTTTTCAAGATATATAGAATCAGTTGGGTTTTCCATTTGGGAAACAAAAAGAAAATCCTTTGCAGCTAGATTTATTTTATCTGTTAAAATGGGCTTTAGTTTTTCAATACCAATACCCGGATAATGACTTTCCTTTACAAATTTTTCTTTTTCAATGAATTTCTCAATTTCTTCTTTTGCACCTATCGGAGTATGCATATTTGTTGTTTTTTGGGCGTTAGTTACAAACGTGCAAAAAGTCAATAGAATTACAAATAATTTCATTTTTTTATAATTGTGATTAATAATGATTGCTGATCACCTACCTATGCATCTTATCTAAAATCTCAATAATCTCGGTTTTCTTACGGACAGAAACCGGAACATTCTCCCCATTCTTTAGCATTAAATAACCGCCATCGGTTTTTATATAAGCACTAATGCATTGCAAGTTGACCAAGTGACTTTGGTGCACACGAACAAAATCGTGACTGCTTAATAAATCGGCAAAGTATTTTAAGGTCTTTGTTACGAATATCTTGCGTTTATCCTGTAGATGAAAAATGGTGTTGTTACTATCAGATTCGCACCGAATAATGTCATCTAAGCTGACAATGATAATCTGGTCCAGCGTGTGTAACGATATCTTATTTGGTTTTTTCTCGGGTGCAGAAATAGTCTCCTTTAAAATCTGTAAACGTTCTTTATTAGGCTGTAATTGCTCTTTTGCCCTTGCTATCGCCAAACTTAAATCGGCATTTGAATAGGGTTTTAATACATAGTCGATTGCTGCGAATTTGAAAGCACGAATTGCAAATTCATCACTTGCAGTTACGAATATGATTTTGGATTTTAAATCCGGAAAAATCTCTAAAATATCAAAGCCAGTACCATCACCCAGCATGATATCCAAGAACAAAATATCTGGTTGATTCTTACGCAGTACCTTGGCGGCTTCCACTACACTCTGTGCCGTTGCGATAATTTCAATTTCTGGGTGTTGCGTCTCAATATCCTTCTTTAAAAGGGTTAACGCGTCAATCATATCTTCTACTATTATCGCTGTATGCATAGGTGTTTAATAATCTGTTAGTAAAGGTATTTTAAAAGTAATCTTGGTACCTTCAATACTACCATCTTCATTTTTGATTTCACTGATCTGCAAGCTGTTTTTACCTGCAATGGATTCCAATCGTTCTTTGGTTACCGTTAATGCCATTGATTGATGATCCGTTTTTGGCTTTTCGCTTTGCGACTTAAAAATACCTAATCCGTTATCAATAATACTACATTGTAAATGGGTCTCGCTAGTACTAAAACCTATCTCAAGTTTGCCCGGCTTTTCGCCTTTCAATATACCATGTCTAATTGCATTTTCCACAAAGGGCTGAATCAACATTGGCGGAATCAATATCTCTTCTGCATCAGGATCAGTTTCTACATCAATAGTATACACAAAAGGTTTTTGTGCCATTAATTGCTCTACTTCTATATAGTGCCGTAATGCTTTAATTTCTTGGTCTAAACTAATATATTCTTTCCTTGAATTCTGAAGTGTTTCTCTCAATAATATGGCGAAGCTATTTATGGTGGTATCCATCTTTTCTGGCTTGTTGCCTGCCATCGCTTTTATCCCATTTAAAACATTGAATATAAAATGCGGATTCATTTGTAATTGCAATGCTTTCTGCTCTAAGGTTAGTAGATAATTCTGTGTTTTCAATCGTTCTTGCTCCGCTTTGTTCTTTGCTTTTATCTTACGAATGTAAAACCACCCAATACCTAACAATACAACAATTGCCAATGCTAAAACCGACCATTGAAACCAGTCTTTTTTGTACAGCGGACTATCAATAAAAAAACCGAATTCTATAGGATCACTTTCTTGCCATCTGTAATTTCTAGATTGTACTTGAAAAGTATGGGATCCATAAGCCAGACCCGCAAAATTTTGCTTGTTCTCTTTTACCCACGGACTCCACTCCGTTTCATCTAATCGTGTTCTGTACTCAATTTCATTTGGGTGATCCACATCTACCGTTCTGAATGAAAAACCTAATTGTGTCTGCTCTGGAGTTAGTTGTAGTACCTTGTTACTATTTGTCCAGTCTTTTAAAATTAAGGAATCAATATTCTTATACCGCTCCTCTACTCCCGTAAAATAAACTGTTGGTGGTAACGATGCCTTTTTGCTTTCACTAGGCACATGTTTGGTCAATCCGTAAATGGCACCAAACCATAGATTTCCAGAGTCATCTTTATCTACGGCATTTAAACAGGTTTCTATTCCTAGAAATCCGTCATTTCTACCAAAGTGATAGACGTCTACAATTTCGTTATCAGGATTTAATTCTATTTTATCCACTCCCCTTTCTGAGCCTGCCCATATATATCCTTGGTCATCGAAAATGAGCTGATAGATGTTATTAGAAGATAAATTCTTGCTTCCTTTTAATTGCTGAAAATTTACAGGATTAGTGCTGTTCGCATACCAAATACCCTTACCTGATGTACCTAAGAAAATAGTATCATCATAAAACAAAATGGTATTAACTGCAGTTTGTTGTTCTAAACCGGTTTCAATATTGGTAACCTTGTTATTTTCTATATACCCTAAATGACCATTTTGCGTGGAATACCATAGCTTACCATCTGGTGCTTTTACCATGCCTTTTATCAGCATATCGGTAATGCCATTTCGTTTAGAAAAAGTTTTTCTAACCACAAGGCTGTCATTATCTGAATAGTAATTGAATTTCACAATACCATGAGCATACGTAGCTGCCCAGATATAATCATCTTCGGCAATTACGGTACGCACCCAATCTGAAGGAAAGCCTTTGCTCTCATCAATGATATGATTGGTGGTTCTTTCAACGGAAACGGTATCTATCTGAATTAAAAAAGTTTCGCTTGATGAGAACACTAAACTATCAACCATTTTAGTTTCTCGAAATAAAAGCCCTCTATTGTCTGATCCTGCCCAGATATTGCCTTTTGAATCGCTATCGATTGTCTTAATCTTAACATCGAAAAATGTACCCTTACTTGGTAATGCGTGAATACCCGAGGAATCGATTTTTGCCAAACCAGCTTCTGATGTGGAAAACCATAATCCGTCTGCAGCATTATGCACTACATAAACCCGATTTCCCTTAAGACCTGATCTTTGATTATAGTGCTTAAAGTTATTCTGAAAGTATTTGTAAAATCCGCCACCAGATGTAGCAACCCATAAATTGCCATTGTCATCTTTTACTACTTTTCTAATATGCGGAGTTGCTAAACCACTAGCTGTATTCAATTGTTTTACCTCTGCAAATTTATTCGTTTCTACAATAGCAATGCCCTCATTGTCAGTAGCTACCCATAACTCATCTGTATTTTGAATTGACATGGAGTTTATACGCGATGGTTCTGGCATTAGAAACCTGTCATCGTTATTATCTTGATTGATGATAAATACACCATCATCAAAAGTAGCCGCAAGAATTTTGTTTTGATTTGCAATAACGGACTTGAAATTATTGACTTCTAATTTTGTTTTTTCTGTTGCTGAATCTCTTAATTCATTAAGTTTCCATAAGCCATTATTGGTTGCTAACCAATAGTAATTTCCATCAAAAAGGATGGAATTAATTTCACTAGAATCTATTTCAGCATTTATAGAAATCTTGCTGAGTTTACTATTTTTAGAGTAGCTATAAAGTCCTTTTTTAGTACCCACATACAGCACATTTTCAGCAGTGTAGAATTGTAGTATTTGTGGGGAATTAAAATTTACAAAGTTGTTCTTTACTTTTATGGAAAGTCCTTTTCTGGTTCCCACAAAAAGGGAGTCGTTTGCAGTATGTAAGGCGTCAATATAATTAGAAAGTAAACCGTCACTTTCGTTCCATACTTCAAAGTTTTCTCCGTCAAAATTTGCTAATCCGCCACCCTGGGTTCCTAACCACAGGTAGCCCATTTCATCTTGTAGCACATCATATACTTGAGATTGTGGTAAACCATCTGCAATGGTATATGCTCGTAGCTGACTGTTTTGCGCAGCAACGTACATTGTTCCAAAGAAACAAAATACCAATAAGAAGTATTTACTAAGCAGATTCAAAAATGGGTTGTCTTTTAAGTAATTAGTTAACGCTATTTCAGCTATAATATTTGTTTGGATACGTTAATAACGAACATCGCAATAAATTTTTGATTAATACGGAAACCCGTAAAATTCTTTTAAAACTAAAAAGTAGATTTGAATATTCAAATACAAATACTATGGCTGGAATTTTAGGAATATTAAGCGTTTTATTATTCATCGCACTAATTATAGGAATTATAAAACCATCATTAATCTTACGTTGGACAAATAAACCAACGCGTTTAAAAGTCATTGGATATTGGTTTTTAAGTATAATTATTACTGGAATTCTAGCAGCTATATTTGTTGATACATCTATAGATTCAAAAACTAGTATTAAAAATGCTAATAAAAATATAGATGAAGAAAATTATTCAAAAGCAATTTCAACATTACAAAAAATTAAACAATCTGATTCTCTATATAACCATGCACAGACGCTTATTAAAAAAGCTGATAGTCTAAGCAATCTAACTGCAGAAGAAAAACTAGCTGCGAATGAAATTAAAATTGAAAACGCCAAAAAAGAGGAGATTTTAAAGCAAAAAGAACAAATTGAACGAGAACTAAATTCAATAAATGTAGGAATTGATTTTGCTAAAGGCAGTACCATTGAAGAACTTCAAATGGATATAGTTATTTTCGGAAGTTGGGCAAAAATAATTAAAGATGCTGAAGATTCAGAAAATTTAGAAATTAAAAATTTGGGGAAAGAATTAAAATCAAAAGTTTCGAAAATACAGATAAATGAATTTCCTAAATTGAGAGCTCAATATGCCAAAATTGTCGCCAAAAAAATGTGGGAGAATGACATTTATGTGTCAACTAACGGTAGAGGTAATAAATACATTAATTTTAGTGGTGGAGTTTTTGCTGCAAATAAAAACAAACAAGAGTTTCAGACACAAGTACAGGAAGTACTAAATATGTTTAGGTTTAATCAATCGAGATACCGTTGGTACAAAGAAGAAAACGAATATACATTTTATACTATGTATGAAGGAAAAGATTCAGAATTAGTGACATTTGAAAAATAAATAAGTATTAGATTTAATAGTATATTTTCTATATAAAATAGAATATCTTTTAAAAATCAATCACCTTTTAAACTTTATTTAATCCTATAATATTTGATATAATATAGGGTCTTGTATGTTTGTGTTTTGGTACTCACGGGTATCATTAGCCTGCAAAATAGGTGCCAATACGCAGAGTACGGTTGTTTTTCCTTTTATTATTAATTTATTTCCTTGTACAGTACTTCTCCAACGGAATTTTTCTATCGGAATGTTCAATTTAAAAAGTACCTCAGCCATTTCTGGAGATTCTGAAATCCAATCCATAATTGCTTCTTTGTCTTCTAAAGTAGGAATATCGGTAACAGTATCAAAAGTAAACTCCCAATCTATCGGAATATTAAACTTGAAACTATAGGCTTTACCAAATGAAGAC includes:
- a CDS encoding TldD/PmbA family protein, which gives rise to MKRRDFVQYAGLGAGALMMPSLLLGNDIPTEALLEPGMDTLVKKRMADVALNTAKSLGATYADTRIGRYLNQYVFTREDKVQNVVNTESFGIGIRVIANGTWGFASTNSVTEDGIKKATEQAVAIAKANSKIQKEPVKLAPVNAYGEVSWKTPIKKDFKEVPVSEKVDLLLSANAAALDNGANFVNSALFMVNEQKYFASTDGSYIDQDIHRLWPTLRVTAVDKAAGTFKTRENMSAPVGMGYEYLDGLESEKLEGPAGLRLYRNSYDMVEDATMAAKQAKEKLTAKSVDAGKYDLVLEPNHLGLTIHESVGHPLELDRVLGYEANYAGTSFASLDKLKSGNFKYGSDIVNLVADKTQVGSLGAVGYDDEGVKAKKWDLVRNGVLTNFQAIRDQAHMIGEEESHGCCYAQSWDDVQFQRMPNVSLEPGKEKYSISEMIKDVEKGIYIAGRGSYSIDQQRYNFQFGGTVFYEIKNGEIVGMLEDVAYQSNTQEFWNSCVKICDKDDYRLFGTFFDGKGQPSQVSAVSHGSSTARFNDVNVINTGRNI
- a CDS encoding helix-turn-helix domain-containing protein; translation: MKLKPIKSDIDYRNALKRLEVIFDAPINSKEGDEGEILSLLIENYENEHYKIEAPDPIEAIKIRMEELNIRQKDLVGIIGGKSRVSEILNRKKKLTVDMIRELERILHISASVLVNNYELSKK
- a CDS encoding sensor histidine kinase translates to MNLLSKYFLLVFCFFGTMYVAAQNSQLRAYTIADGLPQSQVYDVLQDEMGYLWLGTQGGGLANFDGENFEVWNESDGLLSNYIDALHTANDSLFVGTRKGLSIKVKNNFVNFNSPQILQFYTAENVLYVGTKKGLYSYSKNSKLSKISINAEIDSSEINSILFDGNYYWLATNNGLWKLNELRDSATEKTKLEVNNFKSVIANQNKILAATFDDGVFIINQDNNDDRFLMPEPSRINSMSIQNTDELWVATDNEGIAIVETNKFAEVKQLNTASGLATPHIRKVVKDDNGNLWVATSGGGFYKYFQNNFKHYNQRSGLKGNRVYVVHNAADGLWFSTSEAGLAKIDSSGIHALPSKGTFFDVKIKTIDSDSKGNIWAGSDNRGLLFRETKMVDSLVFSSSETFLIQIDTVSVERTTNHIIDESKGFPSDWVRTVIAEDDYIWAATYAHGIVKFNYYSDNDSLVVRKTFSKRNGITDMLIKGMVKAPDGKLWYSTQNGHLGYIENNKVTNIETGLEQQTAVNTILFYDDTIFLGTSGKGIWYANSTNPVNFQQLKGSKNLSSNNIYQLIFDDQGYIWAGSERGVDKIELNPDNEIVDVYHFGRNDGFLGIETCLNAVDKDDSGNLWFGAIYGLTKHVPSESKKASLPPTVYFTGVEERYKNIDSLILKDWTNSNKVLQLTPEQTQLGFSFRTVDVDHPNEIEYRTRLDETEWSPWVKENKQNFAGLAYGSHTFQVQSRNYRWQESDPIEFGFFIDSPLYKKDWFQWSVLALAIVVLLGIGWFYIRKIKAKNKAEQERLKTQNYLLTLEQKALQLQMNPHFIFNVLNGIKAMAGNKPEKMDTTINSFAILLRETLQNSRKEYISLDQEIKALRHYIEVEQLMAQKPFVYTIDVETDPDAEEILIPPMLIQPFVENAIRHGILKGEKPGKLEIGFSTSETHLQCSIIDNGLGIFKSQSEKPKTDHQSMALTVTKERLESIAGKNSLQISEIKNEDGSIEGTKITFKIPLLTDY
- a CDS encoding LytR/AlgR family response regulator transcription factor, giving the protein MHTAIIVEDMIDALTLLKKDIETQHPEIEIIATAQSVVEAAKVLRKNQPDILFLDIMLGDGTGFDILEIFPDLKSKIIFVTASDEFAIRAFKFAAIDYVLKPYSNADLSLAIARAKEQLQPNKERLQILKETISAPEKKPNKISLHTLDQIIIVSLDDIIRCESDSNNTIFHLQDKRKIFVTKTLKYFADLLSSHDFVRVHQSHLVNLQCISAYIKTDGGYLMLKNGENVPVSVRKKTEIIEILDKMHR
- a CDS encoding DUF4844 domain-containing protein; the protein is MHTPIGAKEEIEKFIEKEKFVKESHYPGIGIEKLKPILTDKINLAAKDFLFVSQMENPTDSIYLEKIAIGTKRFSDVYLDIDTEDRERICGYFMELMDIVELQSSNGLLMKFMYNISLE
- a CDS encoding type II toxin-antitoxin system HigB family toxin, producing MKRIIAKSTLREFWEKHADSEQYLKTWYDTAKSAKWFSPNDVKQTYINASILKDGRVVFNIKGNSYRLIVKFNYEKQWAFIRFIGTHAEYDKINADTI